One segment of Gadus chalcogrammus isolate NIFS_2021 chromosome 8, NIFS_Gcha_1.0, whole genome shotgun sequence DNA contains the following:
- the LOC130387292 gene encoding calreticulin-like yields the protein MQTLGLFAIILTLYIVHATEYFREQFLDGDEWRSRWVNSKHKSDYGEWKLTAGDFYGDAATDKVINTSQDARFYAASARFEPFSNEGKTLIIQFTVKHEQKIDCGGGYVKVFPSTLDQTAMHGDSQYYIMFGPDICGYSTKKVHVIFNYKGVNHLIKKEIKCKDDELTHLYTLILNPDQTYEVRIDNEKVESGTLEEDWDFLPSKKVKDPEAKKPEDWDDRAKIDDAEDVKPEDWDKAENIPDPDAKKPEDWDVDMDGEWEPAMIPNPEYKGEWKPKQVDNPDYKGAWVHPEIDNPEYSADAAIYKFDDIGILGLDLWQVKSGTIFDNFQITDDIKEAEDFATETWGATKEPEKKMKQDQDELKRKEEDEKTKEQDAEAEDEADNDIDDGDDEDKEEDEEDEEDGLSEADEDEAVAKDEL from the exons ATGAATGGAGAAGTCGTTGGGTAAACTCCAAGCACAAGTCTGACTACGGAGAGTGGAAACTAACCGCAGGAGACTTTTATGGAGATGCTGCGACGGACAAGGTGATTAAC acaagCCAGGATGCGCGCTTCTATGCAGCCTCAGCCCGGTTTGAGCCCTTTAGCAATGAGGGCAAGACTCTTATCATCCAGTTCACAGTCAAGCATGAGCAGAAGATAGACTGTGGGGGTGGATACGTGAAGGTCTTCCCCTCAACACTGGATCAGACTGCAATGCATGGAGATTCTCAGTATTACATCATGTTTG GCCCTGACATCTGCGGCTACAGCACCAAAAAGGTCCATGTCATCTTCAACTACAAGGGCGTTAATCACCTCATCAAGAAGGAGATCAAGTGCAAG GACGACGAGCTGACACATCTGTACACCCTGATCCTGAACCCGGATCAGACCTATGAGGTGAGGATCGACAACGAGAAGGTGGAGTCTGGCACTCTGGAGGAGGACTGGGACTTCCTGCCATCCAAGAAGGTCAAGGACCCAGAGGCCAAGAAACCCGAGGACTGGGACGACCGCGCCAAGATCGACGACGCCGAAGACGTGAAGCCAGAG GACTGGGACAAAGCAGAAAACATCCCTGACCCCGATGCCAAAAAGCCAGAGGATTGGGACGTGGACATGGATGGAGAATGGGAGCCGGCCATGATCCCCAACCCCGAATACAAG GGAGAATGGAAACCCAAGCAGGTGGACAATCCCGACTACAAAGGAGCGTGGGTGCACCCCGAGATCGACAATCCCGAGTACAGCGCTGATGCAGCCATTTACAAGTTTGACGACATTGGAATCCTGGGCCTGGACCTGTGGCAG gTCAAATCTGGCACCATTTTCGACAACTTCCAGATCACAGATGATATCAAGGAGGCAGAAGACTTTGCCACCGAGACATGGGGAGCCACAAAG GAACCAGAGAAGAAGATGAAACAAGACCAGGATGAGCTGAagcggaaggaggaggacgagaagaCCAAGGAGCAGGACGCTGAGGCCGAAGACGAAGCCGACAACGACATCGACGACGGCGATGacgaggacaaggaggaggacgaggaagacgaggaggacggCCTTTCGGAAGCGGACGAGGATGAGGCTGTCGCTAAAGATGAGCTATAA